The following nucleotide sequence is from Natronosalvus caseinilyticus.
ACTTACTGCGGCTACGAAGTCACCGTCACCGCAGACGGCGACGTGAGCCTTGAAGAATAACGGTTCACTCCGGCGCTACAACGTCCTCGCAGGAAAGGAACTCGACCCACACGCCCCCGGTGCCGTCGTTTCTCGTATAGACGAAGATGAAAACTAAGCCACCGAGTTCTGCTGAGTACACCCCCTATATTCAGCAGGCGAATCCAATAAGATACTAAGGATTTCAACAGAGCTTCCCTTCCCTATCTTTCTCGACTCCTTTCTCACAACTCCACAGTGACTTCCCTATTCATGTTGTCGAAGAAGCAACTCTTCACGACGAGAGAGCCATCTTCTCTATGAAATATTCCGATGGTAACAATTGTGTTTGGACTATGTGTAATGGTGCTGTAGTATGAGATTGCATGGCACGAAAAACAGCAAGCGGTGAGATCGGGGAAGAATCGTTCGACACAGTACCCACGGGGCGCCGAATCGCGGTGATGAAACTTGTTCCAGCCGTCGTGCTGGGCGTGCTCATCGGTGGCCTCGTGGCCCTTTCGTTGTCGAATATCGGCGGTGCGGCGGCCGGGTTCGTCGTGGCTACGTTGCTGTCGGCATACTATCTCTACCGAAAGCCCCTCCCGAGTGCTGTGTTCGGGACGGGACTGTATCTGACCGCCGGCCTACTGGTCTTGGCGCCGATCCTCTTCTACGTCCCGACGATCCTCGCCCCCGATAGCAGCTCTGGGGCGGAAGAGGCTGGTGCGTTCGTCGGCAGTATCCTCGGTCTGTTTCTCTGGGGGTTCGTCTTCTTCCTCATCGCCCTCGTGGTGTTCACGCTGGGCTACTTCAGTAACCGACGCGCTAAGAAGAAACTCAGTGCTCGAGCGAGCGCCTCACAGGAGAGCTATGATCCGTAGAGTCTTCCTCGGCGTCCTCGGCTCGCTCGTCGCCACTGCGGGCACGAGCGCCTCAGCAGCCGCACAGGAGGACACGAGCGCGGTCGTCGGCGAGTTGATCGAAGGAGACCCGTTACACCTCCTCGTCGAAGGAGCGCGGCTGACGGACTCGCTCGACGAGTTCACGGAGGCCGAGGCAGGGTCCGAGTTCCTCGTCGTCCGGATCGCCTACAAGAACACCAGCGACGAGTTCCATACGGTGAGCGGCCTGCTGAGCACACGCATTCGCGACGATGAGTCCTACACCTACGACCAGAGTTTCTACGGGACGGCCGAGGCCCTCAATGACGGCCAGATCGCGCCGGGCGAGGTCGAACGCGGGGATCTCGTCTACGAGGTGCCCGAGGATGCGTCGGGATTCGTCCTCGAGTTCGACTTCGATATCGGTCTGTTCGGCGATCTCGAGCGGGCGGTGATCGATCTCGAAACCACGAGTGACGAGCCGGCGACGCTCGAGCAGGAGCTCGCGATCGACGTCCACGGGGTCGGTGACACCGTCGAGCACGAGGGGACGGCCGTCACCGTCAACGAGACAACCACGGAGACACAGCTTGACGAGTTCACGGAGGCCGCAGCCGACCACGAGTACGTCATCGTCGACCTCACGGTCGCAAACGCCACAGGCGAGGAACAGCTCGTCTCGACGCTGTTGCAGATGCAACTCAAGGATGGCGAGGGACTGAGTTACGACGAGGATCTGGGCGCGACGTCGTCCCTTGAGCGCGCCTTCGAGGAGGGGGCGCCGATCGCGGATGGAGACGAGCGCCGAGGCCAGCTCGCTTACGAGGCCGAGGCGGAGCGCGAGCCACTGTACTGGGTGTTCGAGTTCTCGCTGTTCGCCGAGGGGGACAAGACGTTCTGGCAACTCCGTTAATAGAATTGCCTTCGTATTTTCTTTCCACCATGTCGAGTAATGTATAGCGCTAATTGACACATCACGTGTAGTTTTCTTCTGTAGGTTACACCTGCGCGATCCACCTGCAAATCACATCAGAGAATGCGCCGCCCTCGGGGGGTTTAAAGAGGTTTAGCGAACGAGTTATACATTCCGAGCAATATACTCAAATAGAGAAATGTAGACTAAACTCTCGCTCGCGTGACATCTCATTGGTACGGGTCTCTCACGCGAGCTTGAAGTGATGAGTTCGAGGAACTCAGAGGAGTTCCCCATGGTCAGTTAGCCCCGGCTCTACTTAGCCTTGCGGGCTCCTGCGACCAAACGGCGTCTCTGGGTTTCTCTTGACGGCAGTGACGCGCCGTAGAGATAGGTCATCGACACAGCTGGAGATGTACGCTCGGAAATTCACCGCGGTAGAACACCCCGCACCCTCGAACACGAACGGTAGCAAGTTCCTGCTTTCACGGCCGGAATTGTTGGATATTCAGGATAAACTGGTTTTCTGGAGGCGGTTCGCGTGGTAACGAACGCGGACCGTAGCAGGAGGTCGCCCTCTAAGCCGGCTTACGCGGTCATAGGCTGCTCTGAGTGCTCACAGCTGTGGATTGTCTACCAGCTCCGGGAAAAAGACACCATCTTGTGTCCTCGATGCGAGAAGGAATTTCCTGCCCGAAAGCGTCGAATACTGTCCGAGCACGATCGATTCGAAGCCGCGCGTAAATCACGGACTCGAAGACTGGCCGAGCGAGCAAATGCGCCAGTGCCGGAGTTCAAACCTGTTGCTGACGAACTCCTCTTCGCGGAGGTTTTCGCAGAGGAAGTTGATGATCGGCCGTTCTACGCTGACGTGTTCGCTGAGGAGGTTGACCTCCAGATTCCGGAAGCAGATGCGTTTGAAGCGCTGGTTGATGATCGGCCGTTCTACGCTGACGCGTTCGCTGAGGCGGTTGATGATCAGCTGTCTTCCGTCAATGAACACGACGTCGACGAGAGTTCCTCGCGCCCGTCCAAAAGAACTGGGCGAGTTCCGTATCTGGACCTCTCTGATGCAGAGGTGCCGTGGAAGGGCGATCAACGAGCGATGAAGAAAACGCTACTGCTCAAAACCGCAGTACTGCACCCAGATCGGGCAGCTAAGGGGATCCCGTTTTCAGTACTGCTGGATGAGGTATTCGGCGATGAATGGGAGACTGGTGATCGAAACTATCACCTGTTGCACGACTTCATCGCTCAATACCCGGAATATCTCGAAAAGTCGAAGCTCTCTGGCGATTTCGTATGGGTCCGCCCGGCTGAGAAAGGGGTCACCTTGATACGTAGCATAGACGAGTTAGGAAACGGAGACGGCGGCGGGGTAGCCACGACAAGTCGGGATAGTGCAAGTAGCGCTCTCCCAAGGGAGCGAGTCGAGAGAGTGTTACGGTCAACCCGTCGGATTCAGACAGATCCTCAACGGGCGCTGTTGCTGAGACAACTGGCTGAACACGGGGAAACGATGATCGATGAAAAAGGGGAGCCGAAGACGATCGAACCTCACGGAAAGCCAGTGGAGGCAGTATGTAGATTTACCGATTCGGGAGAGGCAAACCGGACGCGTGCAGTGTATGAGTGCGCCGCTGACGTATTAGAAGAATTCTACGACTACGCAACGTGGGTAACGTATACGACCCCGCGAGAGTGTATCTCGTCAGTGTATGATTCAGTACGAGTTATAAGAGAGACGCTAACCCGTCTCCATCGGGATCGTTTCACCTATGATGCCCAGTCGCGCCCCCGACCGGGGTACACCCCAGACTATGTGTGCGTGCTCGAGCCACACCGTGATCTGGTGGCTCATCTCCACGTCGTCTATGGAGGTGAACAACAAGTGATGAAGCCTGCAGACCTACAGGCTGACTGGCATGAGTTGCTGAATGCACCGGCTGGGAAACCTGCTCAAGTGGCTGTTCGATCGCTCTCCTTAGAACCGTCAGGGTGGTGGGTAACTGATTCTGAGGATCATGAGACAGACATCCGTGACTACCACCGGTCGGAGCTCCGAAATCTCGCACGGTTAGCGTCGATGACCCCGCAGGAGATTTATGGACTTGCGGATGACCTCGAGAACGGAACTCGAGTATCGGAAGGCCGTGACCTCGCTGGTTTGGCCTTACCCTTTGCTACAGATACGCGATTCACGTCAGCATCGAAAACGCTCACACAGGGATGATTTACGATGGCACGGTTTGGTACCGTCTCCTGTTAGTTACTAACGCGAAGAGCAAAGAATAGCGTAGAACGCGTTGGCTGGAGAACGTCAGTAGCAAGTAGTCCGGCTGACTGAACAAATCGACCCCCTACGCAAAACGACGGGGGTGGTATCATGAACACGGGTGGGCTGGCCGCCGGACAAGTCTATCTCTCTTCCCAACTGGAGTATATGAACCTTTCAGGGACGAAATCTCGTTCCTTACAACCAGTAGTTCGTGAACTATCGGGGATGACTACGTCATCCCCGGCAATCGAATCATGAAGGACGTATAGGTTGTATATCACCCATCTGCGCTCAGGTACGGACTCCGATTTCGCGAATCGGCCGGTTCCTGTTTCTCCCCGCAAGTGAATTGGATGTCCAACATTATTTCTTTCACTGATCGAAGGGTACGATACGCCCAGCTGCATCTGCGCCCTCTCACGCCCGTCAGCGTGTTCTTGCTCTGGGCTGGTCATCCATCATTCTCGGCTGCAGACGCGCTCTCGGCGTCTGTGGGGCCCTCCTCGCCGTCACTGGTGGCTGACTGCGCGATGAGCGTCTCGAGATCGACGCCGTGATCGTCCGGGATCCACCAGACGCGCCCCCGAGCGCCGACCTGCTTCGAGGCGAGAACCCCCCGATCGGCGAGCTCCTCAAGCTTCTTGTGTGCCGTCCGACGCGCGATCCCGACTGCCTCGGCGACCTCGCTGGAGGTCAGCGGCTCCGCGGCATCCTCGCGATCGACGAATGCCTCGAGGCACGCGTCGGCCTCAACTCTGTACGGTCGTGTCATCGATGATTTGGACTACACTGCCGAGTGCCTTAGATCGTTCCGTTGTGGGCAATGCCGTTGTAGGTTTATCACCAATAACGACAGTCTCAGGTGTCGTGAAAGGGCTTTATAGTCTATGCCGTTGTAGGTATAGATGAGGACAGACGGCCGCCTCGGCGTGTTTCGGAACGCGCGGGTGGTAGGACACCCGCGGCCGGTCCTCAATAGGGAGCAAGGACCATGTCAACCTACGCAACCGACCGCAAAAACAGTACCGCCGGCGACCGACTTGACCGCCGCGACGTGCGTGCGCTCACCGAATGCATGACGGTGATGGAACACGCCCCCGAGGTGGCGGGCGCTGACGGGCTGTTCGTCGTCGTCACCCAGAGCGGCAAGACGTACACGGTCGATGTGCTCGACGAGCCCCGCTGTACGTGCCCGGACGCCCAGTACAATCTTCCGACCGCCGATGGTCGGCGGACGTGCAAGCACGCCGCCCGCGTCACCTACGAGACGGGAATGCGGCCAATCCCGGCGTGGGTGAACCGCGACGCGCTCGAGAGCCAGTTGCTTGAGGCCACCCACGTCGACGGCGAGCCCATCTTCGCCGCTGGTCACGTGGCTGGCGACGGTGACGATGTCGAGGCCGGCAGTGACGGGCGTGGCACCCCACGGCGTGCGATCGCCGACGGCGGCCGTGAGCGCCCGGCCGACTGCTGTTGTGTCGGCGAGCTTCCGTGCTTCATGTGCTGGCGGGCTGGCTTCCGAACGCCGGCGGACGAGAGCACGAGGGAAGCCGATGAGTAGTGCATCAGCCACGACTCAGGCAACGTGCGCCGACTGCGGGCGGCTGGTCGATTCGGGCGTGCTCGAGATCGTCTCGACGGGGTTCGGCCCCGGCAACAAGTATACGCTCGACTTTTGCTCGATCACGTGTCGAGCGCGCTGGCGGGGTGACGACGTCGTCCTCGCAACGACCCGACAAACGACGCTTTCGGCGAATGGTTGGATGGGTTAGAGGTAAGTCACTCTACCTTGTATATTCGGATGAAATGGTAGTAGTGTTACTTGAATATTTATTGGCACTCCTGCTTATCCCTGCCTTCATACTTCATATTCTTCACTTCGAATGGTTCAAAAAGTACGTCTCCATCGTTTCTCGCTCTCTGTTCTCTGTTTTACAGATCTTTGTTGGGGTGATGTTTGGGGTGGTGTTGGTGATTCCGAAGTTAGTAGTTGGATCACTGAAAGCAGTCCTAATCGCTATCCTTTCCGTCGTTTTAGCAGCAATCTATCTGGTCACATTCGTGGTTCCATATGTTGGTGGGAAAGGGAATGTCTGGAGAGAGTCGCTGACGAACGGAGTGGTAGCGTCATACCTCGCCGTTCAGGTTCGTACTATGCGAGACATGATGGTTCGGATTGTAGCAGAAGAGGATGAACGACATCTCAGCTTCGACGAGCCAGAAAGGTACCGGACAGAGCTGGATCGAGTAAAGCAGGATGCGACAAACAGACTTGAATCGGGGGAGACACGATTGTCGATACTTCTTGGAGCCATACTAATAGCAGCTCAGTTGGCAGGAGTAAAGGTGCTACAGGCCTCAATATATGGAATTCCTATGGATGTGGTAATCGAAGGCTGGCTATTAGTTATCGCGGTGTCGATAATTTACCGGTCTTCTGTGCTGGAATTCTTGGCATACAGTCCAGATGATGACTTTGAGTCTCTCGACAAGATGGATGCCGCATTAGGCTATCAAAAAGTTGTATCGCTTGTTGGGTTCGTTCAGGGATTGATGTTTTTGTTGGTGCTCATGGCGGCAGTTTCAAAAGTGAAATACAGTATAATCGAGGACGCGTTGAGGGCGATGTATACCGATGAACCTTGGGTGTCTTTCACGTGGGAAAGGCTGACTAACTCATCAAACGAACGATAGCGAGGTCTCAAACCACGAGCGAATTGCCGTTCACACGAAGCCACTCCCGCCGGTCCTTATAGTCGGGGGTCAACGTCCCAACGGTATTCCAAAACGCGTCTGAGTGGTCGTCGTGGACATTGTGCGCCAGCTCGTGAACGATCACATAATCTTGGATGCGAACAGGCGCGAGAATCAGTCGCCAGTTCAACCGGATCGTGCCGTCGAGGTACTCGCCCCAGCTCCCCTCGAGCTCGCCGACCTCGATCGGGACCGATGAGAGGCCGAGCTTCGCCTCGTAGCGCTCACTCCGCTCGGGGAGATCGGCATCGGCTCGTTGGAGGTACCAGTCGACGATGGCTTGACGCTTGCGGCGGATGCTGACGTGATCGCTCGGCGCGTCGAACCGATGAGTGCGGAGGGTGAACTCGTTGCCATCGAACGAGAGCTGTGGCTCGGGGACGTCGGCTTCGATTACGTCGAGGCGGTACTGGCGGCCTCGGTAGGGGAGTTTCTCGCCGCTCAGATACTCACGGGGGTAAGGTGGCTCCGACTGCTCTTTGAGGTGATAGAGCTTCTCGAGGAGCCACTCACGGCGGCTCTCGAGGACGTCCTCGACCTCGTCGATGGTCATCGTCATCGGCGCCCGAACGGTTAGCTCGAGGGAGTGGTCAAGCGAGAGGTCAAGCGTTTCGCGATCCGCGACCCAGTCGATCTCGTAGGGGATGACGGTCTGGCCGATATGAAACGTTCTCATTCGTAGTGGGCACGAGCCAGCTGGATGACGCGATTCGTCAGCTCGTCGCGCTCGGCAGACGTTAAGTCGACCTCGGTCTTGTAGAGTGCGATCTTCACTCGCTTGCGGATCTTCTGGAGAACGCCCACACGCTCTTTCCACTCGACGAACGTCACTGACTCCTCGACAGCGGCCACGAGCCGCCCCGTGAGCTCGAGCACGACCTCCTCGTCGAGCTCGGCTTTCTGCTCGCCGAGGACGTCCTCGAGGGCGTGGTAGAACGAGAGTTCGGTCGTCCCGTCGAGGCCCTTGCGGCGGGCGCGCTGGTGGCGTGACTGCATCTCATTGAGCACCTCTCGAAGCTCTTCGATGATCTCGCGATCGGAGAGGCGCTGTTGTTTGTACTTCTCGATGAGCTCCTCGACGCGTTCCTGTAGCGAGCCATAGTGGACGGGGTCCTCGTCGAAGCGTACGTTTAGCTCGTGTTTGATGGCGTGTTGCATCTCACTCGCTCGAGCTTCGTCGCTCTCTAACGTATCAAGTTTCGCGTCAAACTCGCTCTTGTCCATCACCGAGACGGGCTCGTCGTTCAATACCTCGATTCCCGAGGAGCGGATGTGGTCCTGAATCAACTCCCGGACCTGCTCGCCGGTCCCCTCGAGGTTCATCTCCTCGTCACGGTAGCGTTGCTTTGTTTGAGCGTAGACGTCGCTCAGGCGCTCGAGATCCTCTTTGTACGGGTTCGCCATCGGATCCGGGAGGACGATATCCATGAGCGTCGAGAAGCGCTTGAACGCGTTGTTGAACTCGATGCGGGTGTCCTCGGGCTCGAGCGTCTGGACGCACGCCTCAACGTCGTCGAGATCATCGAAGAACATGATGGCCTTTCG
It contains:
- a CDS encoding SWIM zinc finger family protein is translated as MSTYATDRKNSTAGDRLDRRDVRALTECMTVMEHAPEVAGADGLFVVVTQSGKTYTVDVLDEPRCTCPDAQYNLPTADGRRTCKHAARVTYETGMRPIPAWVNRDALESQLLEATHVDGEPIFAAGHVAGDGDDVEAGSDGRGTPRRAIADGGRERPADCCCVGELPCFMCWRAGFRTPADESTREADE
- a CDS encoding DUF4352 domain-containing protein; amino-acid sequence: MIRRVFLGVLGSLVATAGTSASAAAQEDTSAVVGELIEGDPLHLLVEGARLTDSLDEFTEAEAGSEFLVVRIAYKNTSDEFHTVSGLLSTRIRDDESYTYDQSFYGTAEALNDGQIAPGEVERGDLVYEVPEDASGFVLEFDFDIGLFGDLERAVIDLETTSDEPATLEQELAIDVHGVGDTVEHEGTAVTVNETTTETQLDEFTEAAADHEYVIVDLTVANATGEEQLVSTLLQMQLKDGEGLSYDEDLGATSSLERAFEEGAPIADGDERRGQLAYEAEAEREPLYWVFEFSLFAEGDKTFWQLR
- a CDS encoding M48 family metallopeptidase — translated: MRTFHIGQTVIPYEIDWVADRETLDLSLDHSLELTVRAPMTMTIDEVEDVLESRREWLLEKLYHLKEQSEPPYPREYLSGEKLPYRGRQYRLDVIEADVPEPQLSFDGNEFTLRTHRFDAPSDHVSIRRKRQAIVDWYLQRADADLPERSERYEAKLGLSSVPIEVGELEGSWGEYLDGTIRLNWRLILAPVRIQDYVIVHELAHNVHDDHSDAFWNTVGTLTPDYKDRREWLRVNGNSLVV